A genomic stretch from Mycobacteriales bacterium includes:
- the rpmE gene encoding 50S ribosomal protein L31 translates to MKADIHPEYVETTVTCSCGNTFSTRSTAKSGVIHAEVCSACHPFYTGKQKILDIGGRVEKFERRFGKKTGKA, encoded by the coding sequence GTGAAAGCTGACATCCACCCGGAGTACGTCGAAACGACGGTCACATGCAGCTGCGGGAATACATTCAGCACACGGAGCACCGCGAAGAGCGGTGTCATCCATGCTGAGGTCTGCTCGGCTTGCCATCCCTTCTACACCGGGAAGCAGAAGATTCTCGACATCGGTGGTCGGGTCGAGAAGTTCGAGCGGCGTTTCGGGAAAAAGACCGGCAAGGCCTAG
- the prfA gene encoding peptide chain release factor 1, which yields MSDFATAAALVAEHLELERQLADPAIHNDPVTARRVGRRYSELGPVVELYRDYRATEDDLSAARELVAEDESFRSEIASLTARSDELAERLRIMLVPRDPNDGKDVLLEVKAGEGGEESALFAADLLRMYLRYAERQGWKTEVFDATESDLGGYKDVTVAIRGRGDTGAWSRLKYEGGVHRVQRVPATESQGRIHTSAAGVLVMPEVEDVEVTIDPADLRIDVYRSSGPGGQSVNTTDSAVRITHLPTGIVVSCQNEKSQLQNKEQAMRILRVRLLAAAEEKAAATASAERRSQVRTVDRSERVRTYNFPENRISDHRVGFKAYNLDQVLDGDLDAVVQALIDADTAERLGEVTE from the coding sequence GTGAGTGACTTCGCGACGGCGGCTGCGCTCGTCGCCGAGCACCTCGAGCTCGAGCGCCAACTCGCCGACCCGGCCATCCACAACGATCCGGTGACCGCCCGGCGCGTGGGGCGTCGCTACAGCGAACTCGGACCCGTGGTCGAGCTCTACCGTGACTATCGGGCCACCGAAGACGATCTCTCGGCCGCGCGCGAATTGGTCGCCGAGGACGAGTCCTTCCGCTCCGAGATCGCCAGCCTGACCGCCCGTAGCGACGAGCTGGCCGAACGGCTCCGGATCATGCTGGTCCCCCGAGATCCCAACGATGGCAAGGACGTTCTCCTCGAGGTCAAAGCCGGCGAGGGTGGCGAAGAGTCGGCACTGTTCGCGGCGGACCTTTTGCGCATGTACCTGCGTTATGCCGAGCGGCAGGGCTGGAAGACGGAAGTTTTCGATGCCACGGAGTCCGATCTGGGCGGCTACAAGGACGTGACTGTCGCGATCCGCGGGCGCGGCGACACGGGTGCGTGGAGCCGGCTGAAGTACGAAGGCGGCGTGCACCGAGTCCAGCGGGTCCCGGCGACCGAGTCGCAGGGGCGGATCCACACCAGTGCCGCCGGCGTGCTCGTGATGCCCGAGGTCGAGGATGTCGAGGTGACGATCGACCCGGCGGATCTTCGGATCGACGTCTACCGCTCCTCAGGACCGGGGGGGCAAAGCGTGAACACCACCGACTCAGCGGTTCGCATCACCCATTTGCCAACCGGCATCGTGGTGAGCTGTCAGAACGAGAAGAGTCAACTGCAGAACAAGGAACAGGCAATGCGCATCCTGCGGGTCCGGTTGCTTGCCGCGGCAGAGGAGAAGGCGGCGGCTACGGCCAGCGCCGAGCGGCGCAGCCAGGTCCGGACCGTCGACCGGTCAGAGCGCGTTCGTACCTACAACTTCCCGGAGAACCGGATCAGCGACCACCGGGTGGGGTTCAAGGCCTACAACCTCGATCAGGTGCTCGACGGCGACCTGGACGCGGTGGTGCAGGCGCTCATCGACGCTGACACCGCGGAGCGACTCGGGGAGGTGACCGAGTGA
- the prmC gene encoding peptide chain release factor N(5)-glutamine methyltransferase, with protein sequence MTGDGDAAVRAAVQTLAIAGVASPRHDAEVLAAQVLGVPPGQLARAAGFSIPAERRFAELVARRATRVPLQYLTGTVGFRRIDLAVGPGVFIPRPETEALVGWCVRELGAHPAPRIVDLCAGSGAIALALAHELPAAQVHAVEREPAALHWLCRNTAGSAVRCWPGDAATAGPDGPVDLVVANPPYLSHADLAIVEPEVSEHEPAAALWADEDGRAGVRMVARRAWELLSGGGLVAVEHGDTQGPAAVELLAGLGFLDPADHSDLTGRPRFATGRRPT encoded by the coding sequence GTGACGGGGGACGGCGACGCCGCGGTGCGGGCTGCCGTGCAGACGTTGGCGATCGCGGGGGTCGCCTCGCCGAGGCACGATGCAGAGGTGCTTGCCGCGCAGGTACTCGGCGTCCCGCCCGGACAGCTCGCCCGCGCCGCCGGGTTCTCCATTCCTGCGGAGCGGCGCTTCGCCGAATTGGTGGCGCGCCGCGCGACGCGCGTGCCCTTGCAGTATCTGACTGGCACGGTGGGATTCCGGCGGATCGACCTCGCCGTCGGTCCAGGGGTGTTCATCCCGAGACCGGAGACCGAAGCCCTAGTCGGCTGGTGCGTGCGCGAGCTCGGTGCCCATCCGGCGCCTCGGATCGTCGACCTGTGCGCCGGCTCCGGTGCGATCGCGCTGGCGTTGGCCCACGAACTGCCGGCCGCACAAGTCCACGCAGTCGAGCGCGAACCCGCCGCCCTCCACTGGTTGTGCCGCAACACGGCGGGCTCGGCGGTGCGCTGCTGGCCGGGCGACGCGGCGACCGCTGGCCCGGACGGGCCGGTGGACCTCGTGGTTGCGAATCCGCCATATCTGAGTCACGCCGACCTCGCCATCGTGGAGCCAGAGGTGAGCGAGCACGAGCCGGCGGCGGCGTTGTGGGCCGACGAGGACGGCCGGGCCGGGGTGCGGATGGTTGCACGTCGCGCCTGGGAGCTGCTGAGCGGCGGCGGCCTCGTCGCCGTGGAGCACGGCGACACCCAGGGACCGGCAGCCGTCGAGCTGCTCGCTGGGCTCGGGTTTCTGGACCCGGCCGACCACTCGGATCTGACCGGTCGGCCGCGTTTCGCCACCGGTCGGCGACCGACGTGA
- a CDS encoding L-threonylcarbamoyladenylate synthase has protein sequence MSERYDCADPLDRERGLRAAIGAIGRGSLVVLPTDTVYGIGADAFTPRAVEMLLAAKGRGRELPVPVLVASIRMLDGVSDGLSVAARSLVDAFWPGPLTLVLHHPPHLAWDLGDSRGTVAVRMPLHPVALELIADTGPLAVSSANRSGLPPAGDAATAERQLGGSVDVYLDAGPVSSGLASTIVDLTGSVPRLLRAGALGADRIREVVADLVVEV, from the coding sequence GTGAGCGAGCGGTACGACTGCGCCGATCCGCTGGACCGGGAGCGCGGGCTTAGGGCGGCGATCGGTGCGATCGGTCGGGGATCCCTGGTTGTTTTGCCGACCGACACGGTGTACGGCATCGGCGCGGACGCGTTCACGCCGCGGGCCGTCGAGATGCTTTTGGCCGCCAAGGGGCGGGGCCGGGAGCTGCCGGTACCCGTCCTGGTGGCCTCCATCCGCATGCTCGACGGGGTCTCTGACGGGCTGTCCGTCGCCGCTCGCTCGTTGGTCGACGCCTTCTGGCCGGGTCCGCTGACCCTCGTGCTCCACCATCCGCCGCACCTGGCCTGGGATCTGGGTGACAGCCGCGGCACGGTGGCCGTCCGGATGCCCCTGCATCCGGTGGCCCTGGAGCTGATCGCCGATACCGGGCCACTCGCCGTCTCGAGTGCGAACCGGAGCGGCTTGCCACCCGCCGGCGATGCCGCGACGGCCGAACGCCAGCTCGGTGGGTCTGTCGACGTCTACCTCGACGCCGGTCCGGTCAGCAGCGGTCTCGCGTCGACCATCGTCGACCTCACCGGTTCGGTTCCCCGGCTACTCAGAGCGGGGGCGCTCGGGGCGGACCGGATTCGCGAGGTGGTCGCGGACCTCGTAGTGGAAGTCTGA